From one bacterium genomic stretch:
- a CDS encoding elongation factor Ts translates to MSEVMINAADVAMLRRETGAGMMDCKKALAEANGDRDKALEILRKKGQAAAEKRAERSAEEGVVAVVTSSDGKSAAMAEVRSETDFVARNDEFKQFATDIATLVLNWKDADGKSLDDLKKLPFGGSDVGSSLTALIGKIGEKLEIARFGRIELTDGYVGNYLHSDNKLGVLVALSGVDGSRNEIQTLGRDLAMQVAASAPDFLTREQVPADKISAEMELEKDRARSEGKPEPAVAKIAEGRVNKWLAGIVLLEQPFIKEPKQTVKDVIAAAEKAVGKPIAVKSYLRFRVGA, encoded by the coding sequence GTGTCTGAAGTAATGATTAATGCCGCCGACGTTGCGATGTTGCGTCGAGAAACCGGCGCCGGCATGATGGACTGTAAGAAGGCCTTGGCCGAAGCCAACGGTGACCGCGACAAGGCACTTGAAATCCTGCGAAAGAAGGGCCAGGCTGCTGCAGAGAAGCGAGCGGAACGATCTGCTGAGGAGGGGGTAGTTGCAGTTGTTACATCGTCAGATGGTAAGAGTGCTGCAATGGCCGAAGTACGCTCTGAAACCGACTTTGTCGCCCGTAATGATGAGTTCAAGCAGTTTGCGACCGACATCGCAACCCTGGTGCTGAACTGGAAGGACGCAGATGGCAAGTCGTTGGACGACCTGAAGAAGTTGCCATTTGGCGGATCTGATGTGGGATCGAGCCTTACTGCTCTCATTGGCAAGATTGGCGAAAAGCTCGAGATTGCACGCTTTGGACGAATTGAATTGACAGACGGCTACGTCGGGAACTACCTACATTCTGACAACAAACTTGGCGTCCTGGTAGCCTTGAGCGGCGTGGATGGATCCAGGAACGAAATACAGACTCTGGGACGAGATCTAGCTATGCAGGTGGCAGCATCCGCACCTGATTTCCTGACGCGTGAGCAGGTTCCTGCCGACAAGATAAGTGCGGAGATGGAACTCGAGAAGGATCGTGCAAGATCAGAAGGAAAGCCTGAGCCGGCCGTTGCCAAAATTGCTGAAGGCCGTGTTAACAAGTGGTTGGCAGGCATTGTCCTGCTTGAGCAGCCATTTATCAAAGAGCCGAAACAGACAGTCAAGGATGTTATCGCTGCAGCGGAAAAGGCAGTCGGCAAACCGATAGCAGTCAAGTCGTATTTGAGATTCCGGGTAGGCGCCTGA
- a CDS encoding UMP kinase yields the protein MSGELRYHRVLLKLSGEALSGEGAYGIDPATMNAMAEEVAEATRLGVEIGIVIGGGNIFRGLKGAASGMDRVSADQMGMLATVINSLAVQDALEKLGVTTRVQSAIPLQTVAEPFIRRRAMRHLEKGRVVIFAAGTGSPFFTTDTAAALRAKEMRADVLLKGTKVDGIYTADPVLDKTATKYDRITYLEFVERQLRAIDSTAVTFCMENGIPIQVFNFKIRGNLLRLLKGEQIGTLIANPIAA from the coding sequence TTGAGCGGCGAGCTTAGATACCATCGCGTGCTGTTAAAGCTTTCGGGCGAAGCACTTTCAGGCGAAGGAGCTTACGGCATTGACCCTGCGACCATGAATGCGATGGCAGAAGAGGTCGCTGAGGCTACAAGGCTCGGAGTTGAGATCGGTATCGTGATTGGGGGCGGAAACATATTCCGCGGTCTTAAAGGTGCTGCATCGGGAATGGACAGGGTGTCCGCAGACCAGATGGGAATGTTGGCGACTGTAATCAACAGCCTCGCCGTTCAGGATGCTCTTGAGAAGCTTGGGGTTACTACTCGTGTACAGTCTGCGATTCCCCTACAGACTGTCGCAGAGCCGTTCATACGACGCCGCGCGATGCGGCATTTGGAGAAAGGGCGCGTAGTGATTTTTGCAGCCGGCACGGGCAGTCCCTTTTTCACAACAGATACGGCCGCAGCCCTTCGCGCAAAAGAGATGCGCGCTGATGTACTCCTTAAGGGAACAAAAGTGGACGGCATATATACGGCTGATCCTGTGCTTGATAAGACGGCGACGAAATATGACAGAATTACCTACTTGGAATTCGTTGAACGTCAGCTGCGGGCTATTGACTCAACTGCCGTGACGTTTTGTATGGAGAACGGGATCCCTATTCAAGTCTTTAATTTCAAAATTCGCGGAAACCTATTGCGACTCCTAAAAGGAGAGCAAATCGGTACTTTAATCGCGAACCCAATTGCAGCATGA
- the frr gene encoding ribosome recycling factor, protein MIKEIIADCDLRMKRSVEVLRQELTRIRTGKASIGLIEPIRAEAYGAEMPLSQMANISTPDARTILIQPWDKSTLHSIEKAIQKSDLGINPSNDGQQIRLTLPPLSEERRKELVKVVKKYVEDAKTAVRNVRRDANEHIKRIEKSHEISEDQSRGAQDDIQKLTDKHIKEMEHLLELKEKEVMEI, encoded by the coding sequence ATGATTAAGGAAATTATAGCAGATTGTGATCTGCGAATGAAACGATCGGTCGAGGTATTGCGTCAAGAATTGACGAGGATTCGTACCGGCAAGGCGTCTATTGGACTGATCGAACCAATTCGAGCAGAGGCTTATGGTGCGGAGATGCCACTTTCACAGATGGCCAATATTTCCACGCCGGATGCCAGGACAATTCTTATTCAGCCTTGGGACAAGAGCACACTACACTCGATCGAAAAGGCAATTCAGAAGTCAGATTTGGGAATAAACCCAAGTAATGACGGCCAGCAGATTCGATTGACGCTCCCACCGTTGTCGGAGGAGCGCCGTAAGGAGCTTGTCAAAGTCGTAAAGAAGTATGTTGAGGATGCGAAAACCGCGGTCAGAAACGTGCGCCGCGATGCCAATGAGCACATAAAGAGGATTGAGAAGTCGCACGAGATTTCTGAAGACCAATCGCGGGGTGCACAGGACGACATTCAGAAATTGACGGATAAGCATATCAAGGAGATGGAGCATCTCCTTGAACTCAAGGAAAAGGAAGTCATGGAAATCTGA
- a CDS encoding D-glycero-beta-D-manno-heptose-7-phosphate kinase, whose translation MSPSKSLFEILSIARGKRVAVIGDYMLDRHIVGSVRRISPEAPVPVVDIEEERSSLGGAGNVVANLASLGITPVAFGVCGTDSARDILCEHLEAFACDRSGLLALNGRRTTEKIRVIAHDQHVVRVDRETQDPLGEIDSGKLLEILKSQISSLDAIILQDYNKGVLTTGVIISVMELAGKNDIPVAVDPKFDNFMQYRRAHLFKPNLREAERALGMKIHDDSSLGEAIGKLKNALSPDVLMVTRGDKGMTIVFEGELTTIPTHARDVADVSGAGDTVISTYVACELGGAGVVESAKLANIAAGIVCEQVGVVPIDLARLAAAYDTTELLSGD comes from the coding sequence ATGTCCCCGTCCAAGAGTCTCTTTGAAATACTGTCGATTGCACGCGGCAAGCGAGTTGCGGTAATTGGCGACTACATGCTTGACAGGCACATCGTTGGAAGCGTCAGGCGTATCAGTCCTGAAGCTCCTGTACCGGTTGTTGACATAGAGGAAGAGCGCAGCAGCCTTGGCGGGGCCGGTAATGTGGTCGCAAATCTCGCTTCTCTGGGAATCACACCTGTCGCCTTCGGTGTGTGCGGGACGGACAGTGCTCGCGACATTTTGTGTGAGCACTTGGAGGCATTTGCGTGCGACCGATCCGGATTGCTTGCACTGAATGGCCGAAGGACAACTGAGAAGATTCGCGTTATAGCGCATGATCAGCACGTTGTACGAGTAGACAGAGAGACTCAGGATCCGCTTGGCGAAATTGACAGCGGCAAACTGCTCGAGATTCTTAAGTCACAGATCAGCTCTTTGGACGCGATAATTCTACAGGACTACAACAAAGGTGTGCTCACGACTGGTGTCATTATTTCCGTCATGGAGCTAGCCGGCAAGAACGACATTCCTGTCGCAGTTGATCCGAAATTTGACAACTTCATGCAATATCGCCGGGCACATCTTTTCAAGCCGAACTTGAGGGAAGCCGAACGTGCGTTAGGTATGAAGATTCACGATGACTCGTCCTTAGGTGAGGCAATTGGCAAACTCAAGAATGCCTTATCACCCGATGTCCTGATGGTCACTCGCGGCGATAAGGGAATGACAATCGTCTTTGAAGGTGAACTGACCACAATTCCGACACATGCAAGGGATGTCGCAGATGTTTCGGGAGCCGGAGACACAGTCATTTCAACCTATGTGGCCTGTGAGCTTGGGGGAGCCGGAGTCGTCGAATCAGCAAAGCTTGCAAATATCGCCGCCGGCATTGTATGTGAACAAGTCGGTGTAGTACCCATTGACCTTGCGCGTCTGGCTGCAGCGTACGACACTACTGAATTACTTTCGGGCGACTAG